In Sphingobacterium sp. R2, the genomic stretch AGGGCGCCTTTTTTATCAATGCTAAAATGAGCAATACAGGTGGGCACGAACATTAATTATCAGCATTTGTTCACATAATGAAATCAAATAATGTCATATATATGAACTGAAAGCTAAGGAAGGCAGCTATGCTATATGCTAGTTTCGCAGGATCGCGCAACATAACGAAAATCCATTGACGAATATTTAAAGCTGATTTATCTGTTGTTTCCGCTTCTTCTTAAAAGCGCTATATACAATTATTACACTTATTGACATCAGAACAAATGCTAAGAAAAATGGTGCGCCGGAGAATTTGAATGGTGCGTTGTCATGAGTAAAGTAATAGAAAAGATTGGTCATCATCGGAGGACCAATGATTGACGTTGCACTCATCAGGCTGGTCAATGCGCCTTGAAGTTCCCCTTGCTCGTTTGAAGGAACATTTTTGGTTATCACCGATTGTAAGGCTGGGCCACAAATACCGCCTAGGCAGTAGGGGATTAGGAATGCGAACATCATCCATCCTTGGCTCGCAAATGAGAATAGCAATAAGCCAATGGCATAAAGGGTCAGACCATAAAAAATGCTTTTCTGTTCGCCAAGTTTGGGTGTTGTCCATCGAATCAAAACACCTTGTACCAAACCAATCAACAAACCAATGACACCCAACGAAATACCGACCATTCTTTCGGTCCAATTGAATTTATACATGGTGAAAAAGCTCCAATTGCTCTGAACAGCATGTCCTGCAATATATATTAAAATTAAGGCAACGATTAAACCAGATATTTCCGGGTGTTTTCCGAGAAATTTAAAAGATCCAACAGGATTGGCACGTTTCCAGTCAAAGGCTCTGCGTCTATTTTTTTCTAAGCTCTCAGGCAGAATAAAATAGCCATAAAGGAAGTTTAGCATGCACAACCCAGCGGCGGCATAAAATGGAACTCTAGCGCCATAGTGGCCGAGTAAACCTCCGATAACAGGACCAATGATGAAGCCCAAACCAAATGCAGCACCTATCAAGCCGAAGTTCTTCGCCCGATCTTCATCGGTTGATATATCTGCAATATAGGCACTTGCTGTTGTAACGCTGGCTCCAGTCAATCCGGCAATAACTCTTCCCAAGAAAAGCCATCCTATAGTTGGAGCAAGGGCAAGAAAGATATAGTCTACCGCGAATCCAAAAAGGGAAATCAATATAACAGGCCTTCTCCCATATTTATCACTGAGATTGCCAACGACAGGAGAAAATATGAACTGCGTAAAAGCGTAAGCAAAGCCAAGCCAGCCACCATATTTAGCCGCTTCGCTGATGTCACTATGGATCAGCTCCTCAATAAGTTTAGGAACAACAGGAATGATGATTCCCCAACCTGTAATATCGATGAGTAATGTGATAAATATAAATCCGATTGCTGCTTTTTTCTTGGAATTTTCCATTATGTTCCAAAAATAATCAAATCCTTAAAAACTTGTATGTTATTTGATTACTAAATTGTAATCAGTCTTTTATTTATGATTGCGCTAAGATGCTGTATTGATGGCTTTACATGTCGGATGGTGCAGTATCTTGAAA encodes the following:
- a CDS encoding TCR/Tet family MFS transporter, encoding MENSKKKAAIGFIFITLLIDITGWGIIIPVVPKLIEELIHSDISEAAKYGGWLGFAYAFTQFIFSPVVGNLSDKYGRRPVILISLFGFAVDYIFLALAPTIGWLFLGRVIAGLTGASVTTASAYIADISTDEDRAKNFGLIGAAFGLGFIIGPVIGGLLGHYGARVPFYAAAGLCMLNFLYGYFILPESLEKNRRRAFDWKRANPVGSFKFLGKHPEISGLIVALILIYIAGHAVQSNWSFFTMYKFNWTERMVGISLGVIGLLIGLVQGVLIRWTTPKLGEQKSIFYGLTLYAIGLLLFSFASQGWMMFAFLIPYCLGGICGPALQSVITKNVPSNEQGELQGALTSLMSATSIIGPPMMTNLFYYFTHDNAPFKFSGAPFFLAFVLMSISVIIVYSAFKKKRKQQINQL